Sequence from the [Bacteroides] pectinophilus genome:
AGTACTTATGATATTGAATATGCAATATCTGATGTTGCACAGGCACTTTTCCTTAACAATGCAGAAGCACCGTTTGACAACGAAAAGGTTCGTCAGGCAGTAGCATGTGCACTGAATAAGGATGAGATTAACCAGTTTGTTGCGGGCGGCAAGAGCGCGGTAATAAACTCTGCAATGCTTCCGACGATTAAGAATTACTATGTTGATACTAATTCATACAATTCATATAATGTGAGCAGAGCTAAGCAGCTTCTTGCTGAGGCAGGTTATCCGAACGGATTCGACATGACAATAAAGGTTCCGTCAAATTACACATTCCATATGGAGACTGCACAGGTTGTTGCAGAGCAGCTGAAGGCAGCAGGAATTAATGCTAAGATTGAGGGGATAGAGTGGAGTTCATGGCTTAGTGACGTATATGCCAACAGAGATTATCAGGCTACAATATGCGCACTTACAGCGGATCTCACACCATCAAGTCTTCTTGTGAGATTTACATCGGGATATTCAAAGAACTTTGTGAATTTCAGTGATGCAGAGTATGATAAGGTTTACGCAGAGGCGCAGGCATCACTTGATGATAACGTGAGAAAAGAAAAGTATGCAAAGCTTCAGCAGATTCTTGCCGAGAAGGAAGGAAGCGTATTCATTCAGGCAGCGGCACTGCTCGTTGCCAAGAACAAGGACCTTGCAGGCTACAAATTCTATCCGGTGTATGTACAGGATATGAGCACGGTGTATTACATTAAGAAGTAAGTGGGACACATCCGCCCACGCATATTGTCGCCGGACACGCTTTCGCTGCGATGCAGCCATAGCGGACACGTAAGGCACCACAGTACGGCGCCTAAGTGCCGATGGCTGCAAAGCGTCCGGCTCGTAATAAGCGCGGGCTGCTGCTGTGCAGGACGCCAGCCATCCACACCACATGTATTTTAAGGCCGGTTTATATGTAAGGCTGTGCGATGCTATGTAGTCTATGTAGTTGCGCTGGGGGAAGCCCAGCCGCGAAGGAGCGGCAAGAGCATAAGCAGGCATTTTAGAGCGGCCGGTACTTATGCGGCGTATTCTGCCGCATTATGTACCGCTGCCAGCTCTAACAAGCGCAAGCGCGCCTGCGTTGCCTTGCTGTTCCTTCGCGGCGTCACTCACACAACGCATAAATTACCACAACATATAAAACACCGAATTATATAAAACACCGAAATACATGAAAGGAGGCCGGTTGAATGAAATATTTTGCCAAAAAGACATTAACTCTCATTATAACTTTATTTATGATTTCAATTGCCACCTTTTTTGTGTTTCAGATTATACCGGGAGATGCGGTTGCTAACATGCTTGGAACTGAGGCTACACCTGAGCGTGAAGAAGCACTCAGACAGCAGCTTGGACTGGATGAGCCGGTTCCTGTAAGATACATAGAGTGGATAAAAGGTGTTGCGCATGGTGATTTTGGACGCAGTTACCGTTATGCAGAGAATATGAATGAAATGATGAGTGTATCCAGACTGATTGGAGATAAGCTGCCGGTAACACTTACATTAGCAGTGCTTTCACTGATAATGACTGTGATACTGGGTTTCTTTATCGGAATTGTCTGGGCCGGCTGCAAGAGCAGGACACTTGATGCTGTATTTGGAATTATTACGCAGGGTGCGATGGCGGTGCCGTCATTCTTTCTGGGTATACTCATAATTTTTTTCTTTGGAATAATACTAAGATTGTTTGCTCCGGGACAGTATGTAAGTTACCATGACAGTGTTGCAGGTTTTTTCGGATATCTGATATTCCCTGCATTTGCAATGGCTATACCGAAGTCTGCGATGGCGGCAAGATTCCTTCGTAATGCTATTCTTGAGCAGGGAGAACTTGATTACGTGCGTACTGCTAAGAGTAAGGGATGTACGGATAGAAGAATCATGTGGCGACATATACTTCGTAATGCGATTATACCTGTAATAACATTTATGGGAACCGTCATAGCCGAGATAGTGGCCGGAAGTATTGTAGTTGAGCAGGTATTCAGTGTTCCGGGAATAGGAAGGCTGCTTGTGAGTTCGATATCCACGAGAGATTTTCCTGTTGTCCAGACGCTTATTCTGTACATAGCAGTTGCGGTTATGGTAGTTTATTATATTGTTGATATTATTTATGGAATTGTAGACCCAAGGATGAGGAGCAATGAAGACTGATAACGCTGCAAAAGGGAGAATAAAAATAATCCGGATGAACGGATATCTTACGGCCGGTCTTATAATAACCGGAGTTTTTGTGCTGCTCGGAATTATCGGGATGTTCTGGACACCGTATTCAACAACGGCAATGTCAGCCTCAGAGAAGTTTGCAGCACCAAGTCTGGCACATCTTATGGGAACGGATAATTTTGGAAGAGATATACTGTCGCGTGTTATGAAAGGACTTGGAACGACAGTTATGACCGGAGTCCTCGTTATACTTGTAAGTGGAACGGCAGGCCTTGTGA
This genomic interval carries:
- a CDS encoding ABC transporter permease, which codes for MKYFAKKTLTLIITLFMISIATFFVFQIIPGDAVANMLGTEATPEREEALRQQLGLDEPVPVRYIEWIKGVAHGDFGRSYRYAENMNEMMSVSRLIGDKLPVTLTLAVLSLIMTVILGFFIGIVWAGCKSRTLDAVFGIITQGAMAVPSFFLGILIIFFFGIILRLFAPGQYVSYHDSVAGFFGYLIFPAFAMAIPKSAMAARFLRNAILEQGELDYVRTAKSKGCTDRRIMWRHILRNAIIPVITFMGTVIAEIVAGSIVVEQVFSVPGIGRLLVSSISTRDFPVVQTLILYIAVAVMVVYYIVDIIYGIVDPRMRSNED